Genomic DNA from Mycolicibacterium helvum:
CCACGATCAGGTCCGTGACGCGCCCCGGCGCCTCGAACATCGGGATATGGCCGACGCCGTCGAGCTGGGTGACCTTGTCCAGTTCGGGGATGTGCTTGAGGAAGTGCTTGGTGAACCGGGGGTGCGGCAGCACGCGGTCGCGTTCGCAGACCACCAGGTGCGTCGGGACATGGGTCTCGGTCAGCTCCATCAGCCCCGGCAGTAGCAGGGCCTTGATCAGCAGCTGGTAGTAGGCGCGGCAATGCGTGACGTCATCGATGATCTCCTGCAGCGCCACCTCGGTCAGACCGGCCGGGGTGGCGCTGATCGGCACACTGGCGGCGGCTTTGGCCCCTGGCAGGCGCAGCGCTCGCTCGCCGAGCAGCACGGCAGTCAGCCACACCGGTAGCCCGGCGACGAACTTGCCGACGATCTCGTATTTCACCGGGGACCAGCGGTGCCAGCCGCCGGCGGGGGCGATCGCCGTCAGCGTTCTGGCCCGGCCGCGTCGCTCCAGTTCGAAGGCCACCCAGCCACCCAGCGAGTTGCCCACGATGTGTGCGGTATCCCAGCCCAAGTCGTCGAGCTGCCGTTCGACGTGATCGGCCAGGGTGCTGGTGTCCAGGAACCACGATCGAGTGTGTGGACCGCCGTTGTGGCCGGCCATTGACGGCGCGAACACCTCGTAACGGCCGGTATCGGCCAGCTGTGCTGCGACATCAGTCCAGACATAGGACGACATCATGAACGGGTGCAGCAAGAGGATCGGTTCGCCTGCCCCCAGATGAATCGGTTCGCGTAGCGCCACAACCCGACCGTAAAGGTGATACCGCCGGTACCGCAATACCGCACGATAGGTTCTCTACCGTGATCGTCACCACCATCAACGTCAACGGCGTGCGCGCCGCGGTGCGCCAGCGCTCCCCGGAGAACCTCGGTCTGCTGGACTGGCTGACTCAGACCACGGCAGATGTCGTGTGCCTGCAGGAGACCCGCGCCGACGACGAACAGATCGCCGACGCACTCGCTCCCGCCGTCGCCGACGGCTGGCATCTGGCATCGGCCAGCCCGCACCTCAAGGGCCGCAGCGGGGTGGCGATCCTATCCCGCACACCGTTCGCCGCTATCCGAATCGGCTTGGCAGCAACAGAATTCGAATCGCACGGCCGCTACCTTGAGGCCGACCTGGCGGGTGGCCAGACGGTCGCCAGCGTCTACGTCCACACCGGGGAGGCGGGTACCGACCGGCAGCTGGAGAAGGAACGATTCACCGCCGAGCTGGCCAAGCGGATGGCCGAACTGGCGGCCGACGGCCGTGATGCGGTGATCTGCGGCGACTGGAACATCGCCCACACCGAAAACGACATCAAGGCCTGGAAGGCCAACGTCAAGAAGGCCGGCTTCCTGCCCAGCGAGCGGCAGTGGCTGACCGATCTTCTGGACTCGGGCTGGGTCGATGTCGTGCGCCGCATGCATCCCGACGTGGCCGGCCCGTACAGCTGGTGGTCGTGGCGGGGCAAGGCGTTCGACAATGACGCCGGCTGGCGTATCGACTACCACCTGGCCAGCCAGAGCCTGGCTGCCCGGACTGTGGCTGCCCGCGTCGAGAAACCGGCCGCATACGCGTTGCGCTGGTCTGATCACGCCCCGGTGACCGTGGAGTTCAGCGCATGAGTCTCCTGATCAAGAACGTCCGGGTCTTCGACGGCCTCTCGGGGCGCCTGGTGCCCGGCCACGTCCTCATCGACGGGGCCACGATCACCGCGATCGAGACCTCGCCGATTGCGGAGCCCGCCGGCACCACCGTCATCGACGGGGCCGACCGGGTGCTGATGCCGGGGATGATCGACGCCCACGCCCACCTGGTCGGTATGGCCAACACCCTGCTCGACCTCGCGATGGCCTCCCAGACCCAGCTGGCTGCCACCACGTTGGCCCGGGCCAAGGGCACGCTGCTGCGCGGGTTCACCACCGTGCGCGACATGGCCGGTGACACCGTCGGCATCAAGAAGGTGATCGACGGCGAACCCGCGCTCGGGCCGCGGATCTACCCCAGCCAGGCAGCGATCTCGCAGACCGCGGGCCACGGCGATTTCGGCTTCGTCTACGAAACTCCGACTGCGCTGGGTGGCAACGAATCTCGTGCCGAGACCATCGGCTTCATGCGGGTGGCCGATGGCGTCGACCGGGTGTTGGCAGCCGTGCGTGAACAGCTCAAACTCGGTGCGTCGCAGATCAAGCTGATGGTCGGCGGCGGAGCGGCGTCGCTATACGACCCGCTCTATACGGTCCAGTTCACCTCACCGGAACTGGCAGCCGCGGTGCAGGCCGCGACTGACTACGGCACCTACGTCGCCACTCATGTCTACAACGTCGCCGGCATCCACCGCGCGGTGGAGGCCGGCGTGAAATCCATCGAGCACGGTCACCTGGCCGACGAGCCCACCGTCGCGATGCTCGCCGAGCGCGAGGTATGGCTGTCCACCCAGCCCTTCGCCGAACACGACCACAGCTTCCTCAACCCCGACAGCGCGCAGAAGAACCGGGAGATCTGCAGCGGCACACCGCACGTCTACGAGTGGGCGACGAAGCACGGAGTCAAGCTCGCCTGGGGCACCGATCTGCTCTTCGAACCGGAACATGTTGGGCGGCAAAGTGAAATGATGGTTCGCCTCGGCGAATACGTCAGCAACGTCGACGCGCTCAAGATGGTGACCTCGGGTAATGCCGCCCTGCTCCGCCTGTCTGGCGATCGCGATCCCTACAAGTCGGCTCGACTCGGTGAGATCACCGTCGGCGCCTGGGCCGACGTGCTGCTGGTGAACGGTGACCCGACAGCAGACCTCGGTGTGCTCGCCGACCCCGACACTGGCATCGCTGCGATCGTCAAAGACGGTGTGGTCGTCAAGAACACCCGGGACGGGGCGCCGGCTCAGTAGCTGTTGTTGATCCACGCGCCCCACGGGACGTACGTGGTGGCCGGGTCGGCATAGGTGGTGGGGGCGTTGAAGTTGCCGGAGCTGGTGCTCTGGTCGCTGTCCCACGAGTAGCTGTTCTGGGCGCTGGCAGGTCCGGCGAACGCGAGGGCAGCGCCGCCGATGACTGCGCCGGCGATGGCGGGAGCGGCGAGCAGAGCTGCGAGGCGGTTCTTGATCATGATGGCCCTTTCCGTTGCGGTGTGACTCACATCATTCGCGATCACCACCGGGCCGTCGATCGGCTGGTTGGCCGTTTCTGGTTCCACCGATTAGGGGACAGCCCTAGGCCGCCGGGCAGCCTTGCCGGTTGGGGCCGTCGAGCGCCTTGGGGGCGTTCTCGATCGCCTGATGGACGGTTTCGAGCACCTGAGGGTCCCACGTGAGCGCCGTTTTCCAGTCCAGCCCAGCCAGATTGGAGACATAGATGCTGTGCGTATCGTCGAAGGTGTAGCAACGTCGGTGCGGCAACACCGGATCGGTGATGCTCTTGGCCAGCGCGCTCTGCAGCGCCACCAAGCCGTCGTTGGGCCACACCGCGGGGTTGACCGGCCCGTCGCTGCTGGTTTTTGCTCCGGTGAACCTCTTGCCGCCGATCAGCACGACCGGGATCTTGTCCAGCACACCGGACTGGAATTCGTTCCAGCCGTCCTTGCCCATCAGGAACCCCTGGTTGACCTCGCGCCCCGAGCCGGACATCAGCCGCTTCACTTCGTCGGCCATACCCTTCATCCCGGTCTCGCACAGCTTGTCGCCCAGGCAGTCCGTCAGCGGAACCAGGCCGTTGGCGAAATCCGACAGATACGAGCCCTGCCACGGTGTGCCCAGCGTCGTCAGCGAGCGCACCTTCACCGGCGAGTTCGTGGACGTCAGAACCCGGATCGCCGCGCGCGAGTACAGCCCGCCCATCGAGTGGCCCACCAAGTCGACTTCGTTGACGCCCTTGTCGGTGTGCAGCCAGTTGAGGAAACGCGCCAGATGTTCCCCGGCGGTGTCGATGCTGCCCTGCGAGTTCACGGTCATGTTCTCCGGCAGGGTGACCGGGCAGACCCCGAACGGCCCGAAGCCGGTCTGGTCGGTGACCTGGCCGCGGCCGGCCATCGCCGGCGAGGTGTAGACCGCGTAGCCCTTGCCGAGCAGGAACTCCCGCAGCGCGGTGTCGGTGTTGCCCGCGGCCAGGCCGGTGGCGCAGGCCTGATCCGGGGCGGTGAACGGGCTGGTGGCGTCCCCGCCGGAGACGATCACCACCGCGGTCGACGCCGGGCGCTTGTCGTCGCCGGAATCGCTCTGGCAGCCGGCCAGCATGGAAATCAACGTCACCGCGGCGACGAGCGCCAGTATTCGTCGCACGAAGCAGGATGTTAGCGCTGAAACGGCCCATGACAGGATTGACAGACCATGAACAGCTCATCCCGTCGCGTCGTCTTTTCCGGCGTCCAACCGACTTCTGATTCGCTCCATCTGGGCAATGCGCTCGGCGCGATCAAGCAGTGGGTCGGTCTGCAGGACGACTACGACGCGTTCTTCTGCGTCGTGGACCTGCACGCGATCACCGTGCCGCAGGACCCGGCCACCCTGCGTCATCGCACTCTGGTGACGGCCGCCCAGTACCTCGCCCTGGGTATCGACCCGGACCGCGCGACGATCTTCGTGCAAAGCCACGTGCCCGCCCACACCCAGCTGGCGTGGGCTTTGGGCTGCTTCACCGGGTTCGGCCAGGCTTCGCGGATGACGCAGTTCAAGGACAAGTCGCAGAAACAGGGCGCCGACGCCACGACGGTCGGGCTGTTCACCTATCCGGTACTGATGGCAGCCGACGTGCTGATCTACGACACCGACCTGGTTCCGGTGGGCGAGGATCAGCGCCAGCATCTGGAGCTGGCCCGAGACGTCGCACAACGGTTCAATGCTCGCTTCCCCGACACCTTCGTCATACCCGAGCCGATGATCGGGAAGGCCACCGCCAAGATTTACGACCTGCAGGACCCGACCGCCAAGATGAGCAAGTCGGCGGCCACCGAAGCCGGTCTCATCAGCCTGCTCGACGACCCGAACGTGACGGCCAAGAAGATCCGCTCAGCCGTCACCGACAGCGAACGAGAGATCCGCTTCGACGTCGATGCCAAGCCGGGAGTGTCGAATCTGCTGTCGATCCAGTCCGCGGTGACGGGCACGGATATCGAGACCCTCGTGGCCGGCTATCAGGGCCGCGGCTATGGCGACCTGAAGAAGGACACCGCCGACGCCGTCGTCGCCTTCGTCACGCCGCTACAGCAACGCGTCGGCGAACTGTTGGCCGATCCGGCCGAGCTGCAGGCGATCCTGGCCAACGGCGCGGCACGCGCACGCGAGGTGTCTGCCAAGACCATCGGACGGGTATACGAGCGGCTAGGGTTTCTGCCGACAAGTCCGTAGACGGTGCGGGAGGCTGGGCAATGTCAGAACCGGCCGAGAAGCCGAGCCGCGTGGACCGGTTGCGGGCCCGCTATCACTGGTTCGATCACGTGATGCGCGCCCAGGGGCGCTACCAGGACACCAGGGGTGATTTCTTCGCCGCGGGCATCACCTACTTCACGATCTTCGCGTTGTTCCCCTTGCTGATGGTGGGTTTCGCGGCCGGCGGTTTCATCCTCGCCAGCCAGCCCGAGCTACTGCGCGAAGTCGAGGCCCGCATCACCGCGACCGTCTCCGGCGACTTCGGGACCCAGTTGGTCAAACTGATGGAGTCGGCGATCCAATCGCGCACCTCCGTCGGCGTCATCGGTCTGGCCACCGCGGCCTGGGCCGGACTGGGCTGGATCTCGAACCTGCGCGAGGCGCTCAGCCAGATGTGGGGTGAGCAGCGCGGCGAGCCGCCTGGCTTCGTGCGGACCAAGCTGTCGGACCTGCTGGCGCTGCTGTCGGTTTTCGTCGCCATCACCGTGACGATCGCGCTGACGGCGTTGGGCGACCCTTCAGTGATGTCGAGGGTGCTGGAATGGGTTGGCGTGCATCATGTTCCGGGGCTGAACGGCGGCCTGCGGGTGATATCGATCCTGATGTCCTTCGTCGTGTCGTGGCTGCTGTTCAGCTGGATAATCGCCCGGTTGCCGCGCGAGTCGCTCAGCTTCCGCAGCAGTGTGCGGGCGGGCGTGCTGGCCGCGGCGGCCTTCGAGATCTTCAAAATGGTCGGCTCGGTCTACTTGCGCTCGGTGGTCCATGGCCCTGCGGGTGCGACGTTCGGGCCGGTGCTGGGTCTGATGGTTTTCGCCTATATCACCGCCCGGCTGGTGCTGTTCGCCACCGCGTGGGCGGCGACATCGCGCGACAACTTGCGTCCCGAGCCGGTCGCACCGCCCGTCCCGGCGGTCATCACACCGCGGGTTGGCCCGGACGAGGGGTTGAGTGCACGGCAGACGGCCGCCGCGATGGCGGTGGGTGCGGTTGGAGCGCTTGGGCTTTCGCGGGTCTGGCGCCGCGGCCGCGAGTAGCTACCGACCTCGTACGGGCCGGCGGTTGATCGAGCGCGCCATCATGATCAGGCCGAACACAATCAGCGTGCCGATCACACCCACACCCACCCGCACCGGCACGGCGTCTGCCTCGGGCAGCACCGCTGAGGCCTTGGCGCTGACTGCGCTCTCCGGATCCGGCTTGGGTGCCTTGAGCGACGGATCGGGGTCGATCAGGTCGCCGATCTTGGTGCCCGGTGGTGTCGAGAAGCCGTAGTCGAGCAAGTGGGCTGCCTGCTGCCATGGCGGAATCGGTTGGCGGGTACCGCGCATCAGCACCGCGACCAATCGGCGGCCGTCGCGGTTGGCGGCGCCGACGAACGTCTGCCCGGCGTCGTCGGTGTAGCCGGTCTTGCCGCCGAGTGCGCCGGGATAGTTGTAGAGCAGCTGGTTGTCGTTCTCCAGCTCGTAGCCGGGATGGTCGCCGTCTTCGCCCGGCTTGGCGGGGTGCCCGGGGAAGTCATATTTTCCGGTGGCGACGATGCTGGCGAAAGTCGGGTTCTCCCAGGCATACCGGTAGAACAGCCCGATGTCGTAGGCCGACGTGCTCATGCCCGGCCCATCGAGCCCGGACGGCGTCGCCGCACGGGTGTCCTGTCCGCCGAGCTTGCGGGCCAGCCCGTTGATCTTCTGCAGGGCGGTGTCCATGCCACCGACTTGCGCGGCCAGCGCGTGGGCGGCGTCGTTGCCCGAGTGCATCAGCAGGCCGTGCAGCAGATCGTTGACGGTGTAGTGGCCGCCCACGTCGACGCCGACTCGGGTGCCCTCGGCGTTGGCGTCGTCCTGAGTGCCCTCGACGATCTTGTTCAGCGGCAGCTCGTTGATGGCCTGCATCGCGACGAGGACCTTGATGATGCTGGCGGGGCGGTGCCGGGCATGCGGATCGCGTGCGGCGATGATGTCGCCGGTGTCCAGGTCGGCGACCAGCCACGACTCGGCCGAGATGTCGTCGGGAACTGCGGGTGTACCCGCCGCGACGATCACCCCGCAGCCCGAGAGTGCGTCACCGCCCACCGGCTTAGCGGGGACGGGAAGCGGCTGTGGTGGATCGCCGGCCTGGGGCACCTCAGAGGAGTCGACCGCCGGCGGGGTGGTCACCCGGTATGGGCAGGTATTGGGGTCCGGTGCACCAGCCGGTTCGGCCCACGCGGTCGCCGGCGTGCCGACGACGCACAGCGCCGCGGCCAGTGCGGCAGCACACCGCGTGAATAGTTTCTCCCTCGCCATCGAGTCGCAGAGTAGGGGATTGGGGCCCTGAAATAGTGGAGCCGCGCTGTGACTGGAGTGGTAGTTGTTACAAATCGAGACATGCGACGGCGGACGACCCGATGCAGCCAAGCCACAGTGTGCCGTCGTGTTCCACCAGGCCAGTGGCCAATGCGAACCGCGGATCGGTGGTGCGCAGCTGCGTGGTGACCCGGCCGTCGAGGTCGATGGCGATCGCCCACACCACTGGCTTGGGATTGGGCATCCAGCGATACGGCAGCCGCCACAGCAACCGGCGCAGCGCCGGGGCGCGCGGGGCCAGCCATTCGCCGACCGCATTGCGCTCGCTGACCAACGCCACCCAGATGTGGCCGTCGGGTGCGGTCGAGATGTTGTCCGGATAGCCGGGCAGGTGCTCGATCAGCGGCACCGGTTCGCCCACCCCGGAGCCGGTGAGCGGATACCGCGAAATCCGGCATGCGGTGGTCTCGGCGACCATCAGAGCCGACTCGTCGGCGGTCAGCGCCACCCCATTGGCGAACCGCAACCCGGTCGCCAGCGTCGTCACGGTGCCGTCGACGTCCCGGCGGAACAGCGACCCACTGGCCCGAGCCTCCAGGACCGAGCCCTTGTAGTACTCGTAATGGAAACGGGACGTCGACTCGGTGAAATAGATTGTGCCGTCCGATGATTCGACGACATTGCTGCAGAACGTCAGCGGTCGCCCGGCCACCTCGCTCACCAGCGTTTCGATCGCTCCGGTGCCCGGATCCAGCCTCAGCAGCCCGCGGTGGCTGTCACAGATCAGCAGCCGCCCGTCACGGCTGACAGCTAAACCCAGCGGCCGCCCGCCGGTATTGGCCGCCGTCTCGGGCGCGGAGCCGGGGCGGATCCGCACGATCGCGCCGTCGTCGGTGCCGGTCCAGATCGCACCATCGGCGTCGACGACGACGTCCTCGGGGGCGTGGCCTGCGATGTCGACGATGCGAAGGGGTCCGGTGAGATCCGGCGGGGGCAGCGCATCGCAAGGCGGCGGCTGCCACCGCACGGGGTCGACCGGAGGCTTAATGCCAGGCGTCGCCACGGGTCTGCAGGTGATCCCAGGCCTGGGTGAACACCCGGCGCAGGATCTGCTCGATCTCGTCGAAGACGGCCTGGTCGCTGATCAGCGGCGGGGCGAGCTGCACCACCGAGTCGCCGCGGTCGTCGGCCCGGCAGTACAGGCCGGCCTCGAACAACTCGACGGACAGGAAGCTGCGCAGCAGCCACTCGGACAGCTCGTCGTCGAGGATCGCCTTGGTGGCCTTGTCCTTCACCAACTCGATGCCGTAGAAGAAGCCCTCACCGCGAACATCACCGACGATCGGCAGGTCGAGCAGTTTCTCCAGGGTGGCGCGGAACGCCGGCGCCGTCATCTTGACGTGGTCATTGAGACCTTCGCGCTCGAACACGTCGAGGTTGGCCAGCGCGACCGCCGCCGAGACGGGGTGTCCGCCCCACGTGTAGCCGTGCGCGTAGGTCGTCTGGCCGTCGTTGAACGGCTCGAACAGCCGGTCGGAGGCGATCATCGCGCCCAGTGGGGCGTACCCGGAGGTCAGGCCCTTGGCGCAAGTGATGATGTCCGGCACGTAGTTGAAGTCGTTGCAGGCGAACATCGAACCGATGCGGCCGAACGCGCAGATCGTCTCGTCGGAGACCAGCAGTACGTCGTATTCGTCGCAGATCTCCCGGACTCGCTCGAAGTAGCCGGGCGGCGGGGGGAAGCACCCGCCGGCGTTCTGCACCGGCTCGAGGAATACCGCTGCCACCGAGTCAGGACCCTCCATCTCGATGGCCTCGGCGATCCGGTTCGCCGCCCACTGCCCGAACTCCTTGATGTCGGTGTCGTGGCCTTCGGGGGCGCGGTAGAAGTTCGTGTTCGGTACCCGGAAGCCGCCCGGCGTGATCGGCTCGAAGGGCGCCTTGAAGGTCGGCAGGCCGGTGATGGCCAGCGCGCCGTGCGGCGTGCCGTGGTAGGCGATGCTTCGCGAGATCACCTTGTACTTGCCCGGTCTGCCGGTCAGCTTGTAGTACTGCTTGGCCAGCTTCCACGCCGATTCGACGGCATCGCCGCCGCCGGTGGTGAAGAACACCCGGTTCAGATCGCCGGGCGCGTAATTGGCCAGCCGCTCAGCCAGCTCGATGGCGGGCGGGGTGGCATACGACCACAGCGGGAAGAACCCAAGCGTCTCGGCCTGCTTCTTGGCGGCTTCGGCGATCTCTTCCCGGCCGTGGCCGACCTGGACCACGAACAGGCCCGACAGGCCGTCGATGTAGCGCTTGCCGTTGCTGTCCCAGATGTGGACGCCGTCGCCGCGGGTGATGATCGGCGGTGTGATGCCGGCGCCGTGGCGGGCGAAATGGCCCCACAGGTGCCGGTCTGCCTTGGCGCCGAGTTCGGCGGTCAGGTTCTGGCTGGCGGTCGTTGTCATCGGGTACCCCAATTGTATTGTTGCTTAACTAGTTTCAGATAGACGAGTGTCTCGGTGGAGGTCACTCCCGGCACGGCACGGATCTCGGTGTTGAGCAGCTCGAGCAGTTCGGCGTCGTCCTCGCAGACGACCTCGGCGATGGCGTCGAAGGTGCCCGCGGTGAGCACCACGTAGTCCACCGCCTCGATCTGCGCGAGCTTGTCGGCGACCTTGGTGGTGTCGCCCGTGCAGCGGATGCCGATCATTGCCTGCCGGGTGAACCCCAGCTGCAATGGATCGGTCACCGCGACGATCTGCATGACCCCGGAGTCGACCAGACGCTGCACTCGCTGGCGCACCGCCGCCTCCGACAGCCCGACGGATTTACCGATTGCGGCGTAGGAACGCCGCCCGTCTTGCTGCAATTTCTCGATAATGGCCTTGGACATCTCGTCCAGTTGGACAGGCCCGTTTCCACCCGCCGCAACGGCGCGGACGGGAAACCGAGTGGCCGGTACACCCGAGTCACGCATGCCCATGATTGTGCACGGAATCCGTTGTTTTAGGCAACCAGATCGATGAAATTGGTGGTCTTTGCCTACTCATACTGCGGTAATGCGTAGCAGTCGCTGAGGGGGTCGGTTACCGTGGGGCGGTGACAACTCTCGCTTCTGACAAGACCCGCATTATGCCCAGTAGCTGGATCGATGGCGCCCCGGTAGTGACCGGCGGCAGCCTGCACCAGGTGGTCAACCCGGCCGACGGCACTGTCGTCGCGGAGCTGGCGCTGGCCCAACCCGCCGACGTCGACACCGCGGTGGCCTCGGCCCGTGCCGCCTTGCGCGGCTGGTCGCGGGCCGCTCCCGTCGAGCGGGCCACCGTCCTGGCCAAGCTTGCCGAGCTGGTCGAGGCTCACGCCGAGGAGATCGTTGCCGAAGAGGTCAGTCAGACCGGCAAGCCGGTGCGGCTGGCAGGAGAGTTCGACGTGCCGGGCAGCATCGACAATATTGCGTTCTTCGCCGGAGCGGCTCGGCACCTGGAGGGCAAGGCCACCGGGGAGTACTCCAGGGATCACACCTCGTCTATTCGGCGCGAGGCCGTCGGCGTGGTCGCGACGATC
This window encodes:
- a CDS encoding exodeoxyribonuclease III, whose translation is MIVTTINVNGVRAAVRQRSPENLGLLDWLTQTTADVVCLQETRADDEQIADALAPAVADGWHLASASPHLKGRSGVAILSRTPFAAIRIGLAATEFESHGRYLEADLAGGQTVASVYVHTGEAGTDRQLEKERFTAELAKRMAELAADGRDAVICGDWNIAHTENDIKAWKANVKKAGFLPSERQWLTDLLDSGWVDVVRRMHPDVAGPYSWWSWRGKAFDNDAGWRIDYHLASQSLAARTVAARVEKPAAYALRWSDHAPVTVEFSA
- a CDS encoding metal-dependent hydrolase family protein; the protein is MSLLIKNVRVFDGLSGRLVPGHVLIDGATITAIETSPIAEPAGTTVIDGADRVLMPGMIDAHAHLVGMANTLLDLAMASQTQLAATTLARAKGTLLRGFTTVRDMAGDTVGIKKVIDGEPALGPRIYPSQAAISQTAGHGDFGFVYETPTALGGNESRAETIGFMRVADGVDRVLAAVREQLKLGASQIKLMVGGGAASLYDPLYTVQFTSPELAAAVQAATDYGTYVATHVYNVAGIHRAVEAGVKSIEHGHLADEPTVAMLAEREVWLSTQPFAEHDHSFLNPDSAQKNREICSGTPHVYEWATKHGVKLAWGTDLLFEPEHVGRQSEMMVRLGEYVSNVDALKMVTSGNAALLRLSGDRDPYKSARLGEITVGAWADVLLVNGDPTADLGVLADPDTGIAAIVKDGVVVKNTRDGAPAQ
- a CDS encoding PGAP1-like alpha/beta domain-containing protein; translated protein: MRRILALVAAVTLISMLAGCQSDSGDDKRPASTAVVIVSGGDATSPFTAPDQACATGLAAGNTDTALREFLLGKGYAVYTSPAMAGRGQVTDQTGFGPFGVCPVTLPENMTVNSQGSIDTAGEHLARFLNWLHTDKGVNEVDLVGHSMGGLYSRAAIRVLTSTNSPVKVRSLTTLGTPWQGSYLSDFANGLVPLTDCLGDKLCETGMKGMADEVKRLMSGSGREVNQGFLMGKDGWNEFQSGVLDKIPVVLIGGKRFTGAKTSSDGPVNPAVWPNDGLVALQSALAKSITDPVLPHRRCYTFDDTHSIYVSNLAGLDWKTALTWDPQVLETVHQAIENAPKALDGPNRQGCPAA
- the trpS gene encoding tryptophan--tRNA ligase; translation: MNSSSRRVVFSGVQPTSDSLHLGNALGAIKQWVGLQDDYDAFFCVVDLHAITVPQDPATLRHRTLVTAAQYLALGIDPDRATIFVQSHVPAHTQLAWALGCFTGFGQASRMTQFKDKSQKQGADATTVGLFTYPVLMAADVLIYDTDLVPVGEDQRQHLELARDVAQRFNARFPDTFVIPEPMIGKATAKIYDLQDPTAKMSKSAATEAGLISLLDDPNVTAKKIRSAVTDSEREIRFDVDAKPGVSNLLSIQSAVTGTDIETLVAGYQGRGYGDLKKDTADAVVAFVTPLQQRVGELLADPAELQAILANGAARAREVSAKTIGRVYERLGFLPTSP
- the yhjD gene encoding inner membrane protein YhjD; the protein is MSEPAEKPSRVDRLRARYHWFDHVMRAQGRYQDTRGDFFAAGITYFTIFALFPLLMVGFAAGGFILASQPELLREVEARITATVSGDFGTQLVKLMESAIQSRTSVGVIGLATAAWAGLGWISNLREALSQMWGEQRGEPPGFVRTKLSDLLALLSVFVAITVTIALTALGDPSVMSRVLEWVGVHHVPGLNGGLRVISILMSFVVSWLLFSWIIARLPRESLSFRSSVRAGVLAAAAFEIFKMVGSVYLRSVVHGPAGATFGPVLGLMVFAYITARLVLFATAWAATSRDNLRPEPVAPPVPAVITPRVGPDEGLSARQTAAAMAVGAVGALGLSRVWRRGRE
- a CDS encoding D-alanyl-D-alanine carboxypeptidase family protein; this encodes MAREKLFTRCAAALAAALCVVGTPATAWAEPAGAPDPNTCPYRVTTPPAVDSSEVPQAGDPPQPLPVPAKPVGGDALSGCGVIVAAGTPAVPDDISAESWLVADLDTGDIIAARDPHARHRPASIIKVLVAMQAINELPLNKIVEGTQDDANAEGTRVGVDVGGHYTVNDLLHGLLMHSGNDAAHALAAQVGGMDTALQKINGLARKLGGQDTRAATPSGLDGPGMSTSAYDIGLFYRYAWENPTFASIVATGKYDFPGHPAKPGEDGDHPGYELENDNQLLYNYPGALGGKTGYTDDAGQTFVGAANRDGRRLVAVLMRGTRQPIPPWQQAAHLLDYGFSTPPGTKIGDLIDPDPSLKAPKPDPESAVSAKASAVLPEADAVPVRVGVGVIGTLIVFGLIMMARSINRRPVRGR
- a CDS encoding SMP-30/gluconolactonase/LRE family protein — translated: MRWQPPPCDALPPPDLTGPLRIVDIAGHAPEDVVVDADGAIWTGTDDGAIVRIRPGSAPETAANTGGRPLGLAVSRDGRLLICDSHRGLLRLDPGTGAIETLVSEVAGRPLTFCSNVVESSDGTIYFTESTSRFHYEYYKGSVLEARASGSLFRRDVDGTVTTLATGLRFANGVALTADESALMVAETTACRISRYPLTGSGVGEPVPLIEHLPGYPDNISTAPDGHIWVALVSERNAVGEWLAPRAPALRRLLWRLPYRWMPNPKPVVWAIAIDLDGRVTTQLRTTDPRFALATGLVEHDGTLWLGCIGSSAVACLDL
- a CDS encoding aspartate aminotransferase family protein, which gives rise to MTTTASQNLTAELGAKADRHLWGHFARHGAGITPPIITRGDGVHIWDSNGKRYIDGLSGLFVVQVGHGREEIAEAAKKQAETLGFFPLWSYATPPAIELAERLANYAPGDLNRVFFTTGGGDAVESAWKLAKQYYKLTGRPGKYKVISRSIAYHGTPHGALAITGLPTFKAPFEPITPGGFRVPNTNFYRAPEGHDTDIKEFGQWAANRIAEAIEMEGPDSVAAVFLEPVQNAGGCFPPPPGYFERVREICDEYDVLLVSDETICAFGRIGSMFACNDFNYVPDIITCAKGLTSGYAPLGAMIASDRLFEPFNDGQTTYAHGYTWGGHPVSAAVALANLDVFEREGLNDHVKMTAPAFRATLEKLLDLPIVGDVRGEGFFYGIELVKDKATKAILDDELSEWLLRSFLSVELFEAGLYCRADDRGDSVVQLAPPLISDQAVFDEIEQILRRVFTQAWDHLQTRGDAWH
- a CDS encoding Lrp/AsnC family transcriptional regulator — translated: MRDSGVPATRFPVRAVAAGGNGPVQLDEMSKAIIEKLQQDGRRSYAAIGKSVGLSEAAVRQRVQRLVDSGVMQIVAVTDPLQLGFTRQAMIGIRCTGDTTKVADKLAQIEAVDYVVLTAGTFDAIAEVVCEDDAELLELLNTEIRAVPGVTSTETLVYLKLVKQQYNWGTR